GGGCCGAGCTGGTGGAGCGGACGACCCGCCGCTTCGGCAAGCCGGCATTCGGTCTGGCGGAGACGGTGGTCGATGGGCAGACGGTGCCGGTTACCGAGCGTTTCGTCTGGCAGTCCCCCTTCTGCAAGCTGCTGAACTTCGCCAAGCCGGAAGGCACGCCGCGCCAGCCCAAGGTGCTGCTGGTCGCCCCGATGTCGGGGCACCACGCCACGCTGCTGCGCGGCACCGTGGAAGCGCTGATCCGCGACCATGACGTCTACATCACGGACTGGATCGACGTGCGGCTGGTGCCGATGGCGGCCGGGCGCTTCGACCTGGACGACTACATCGACACGGTGGCGGAGCTGATCCGCTTCCTGGGGCCGAACACCCACGTCATCGCCGTGTGCCAGCCGGCGGTGCCGGTGATGGCGGCGGTGTCGCTGATGGCGGCGGCGGACGAGCCGGTGCAGGCGCGCAGCATGACCCTGATGGGCGGCCCGATCGACCCGATGGCCAACCCGACGGTGCCGGTCAAGCTGGCGATGGAACGCCCGCTGAAGTGGTTCGAGCGCAGCGTGATCACCACGGTCCCGGTCTATTATCCGGGCGCCTTCCGCCGCGTCTATCCCGGCTTCATCCAGTTGTCGGGCTTCATGTCGATGAACCTCGACCGCCACATCAACGAGCATGTCGGCCTGTTCCGCCACCTCGTCCGCGGCGACGGCGATTCGGCCGAGCAGCACCGCCGCTTCTACGACGAATATCTGTCGGTGATGGACCTGTCGGCGGAATTCTACCTGCAGACCATCGAGACGGTGTTCCAGAAGCACGCCCTGCCCAACGGCACCATGATGTCGCGCGGCCGCAAGGTGGAGCCGGCGGCAGTTCGCAAGACCGCGGTGATGACGGTGGAAGGCGAGCTGGACGACATCTCCGCCCCCGGCCAGACCATCGCGGCGCAGCGCCTGTGCTCGTCGCTGCCGGACGGGATGCGCAAGACGCATTTCCAGAAGGGCGTCGGCCACTACGGCATCTTCAACGGCCGCCGCTGGCGCGAAGCGATTCTGCCGGAAATCCGCAGCTTCATCCAAAGCCACGACGGGGAGTGAGGGGCTGCGGTTTCTTGCGGAGCTAGACCCCCACCTAACCTCCCCCGCTCTCAGCGGACCTACGGTCCGCCTGCCGCGTCAGCATAAAGCAAAGCTTTGTGCGAGAGCTGGGCGGGGGAGGGACTGCCGCCACTCTCCCGCATCAGCACCAATCCCCTCCCCCGCCCAGCGGGGGAGGGTCAGGGTGGGGGTCTAACTTCCGGTGCCGAAAGCTCAATCCACCATCGACCGCGCCTCGGTGAAGGCATCCATATGCCCCAGCCCCGAAGCTCCGCCGGCCTTCACCCGCATGCCGGCGGTGGCGACGTGGAACAGGTAGCCCAGCGCGAACAGCGCAACGAACAGCCCGAAGACCAGCGCGTTGTAATAGACCATCGTCACCAGGGCCAGCACCGCCAGCACCAGCGAGATCGCGGGGAACACCGGGTAGAAGGGCGCGCGGTACGGCCGCTCCAGCGCCGGTTCGGTGGTGCGCAGGCGGAACAGCGCCGCCATGCTCATGATGTACATGACGATGGCGCCGAACACCGACATGGTGACGATGTTGGCGGTCAGCGGCTGGCCACCAATCTTGATCAGCTCGTCGGAATAGATGGCGGCGATGCCGATCACGCCGCCGGCCAGGATGGCCCAATGCGGGGTCTTGCGGGTCGGGTGCAGGCGGGCCAGCACCGGCGGCAGGAAGCCGGCGCGGGACAGCGCGAAGATCTGGCGCGAATAGCCCATGATGATGCCGTGGAAGGAGGCGATCAGCCCGAACAGGCCGATCCACACCAGCATGTGCAGCCAGCCGCTCGATTCACCGACCACCGCCTTCATCGCCTGCGGCAGCGGGTCGTTGATGTTGGACAGCGCGTTCCAGTCGCCGACGCCGCCGGCGAAGATCATGGTGCCGAAGGCCAGCACCACCAGCGTCAGGATACCGCAGATGTAGGCGCGCGGCACCGTGCGCTTGGGATCCCTGGTCTCCTCCGCCGCCATCGCCGCCCCCTCGATCGCCAGGAAGAACCAGATGGCGAAGG
The nucleotide sequence above comes from Azospirillum sp. TSA2s. Encoded proteins:
- the eat gene encoding ethanolamine permease — encoded protein: MSGNTKPELSKSLSGLHLWGIAVGLVISGEYFGWSYGWAAAGTLGFLVTTILIAAMYTTFIFSFTELTTAIPHAGGPFAYSYRAFGPTGGFVAGFATLIEFVFAPPAIALAIGAYLNVQFPGLDPKTAAVGAYIVFMGLNIAGVSIAATFELFVTILAIIELVVFMGVVYPGFSWANFTANGWAGSPSFSMDAFGGIFAAIPFAIWFFLAIEGAAMAAEETRDPKRTVPRAYICGILTLVVLAFGTMIFAGGVGDWNALSNINDPLPQAMKAVVGESSGWLHMLVWIGLFGLIASFHGIIMGYSRQIFALSRAGFLPPVLARLHPTRKTPHWAILAGGVIGIAAIYSDELIKIGGQPLTANIVTMSVFGAIVMYIMSMAALFRLRTTEPALERPYRAPFYPVFPAISLVLAVLALVTMVYYNALVFGLFVALFALGYLFHVATAGMRVKAGGASGLGHMDAFTEARSMVD
- a CDS encoding polyhydroxyalkanoate depolymerase — translated: MLYHLYDMQHAAMRPMRFWAEAAQHTFQNPLMPLSYTKLGRAVAAGAELVERTTRRFGKPAFGLAETVVDGQTVPVTERFVWQSPFCKLLNFAKPEGTPRQPKVLLVAPMSGHHATLLRGTVEALIRDHDVYITDWIDVRLVPMAAGRFDLDDYIDTVAELIRFLGPNTHVIAVCQPAVPVMAAVSLMAAADEPVQARSMTLMGGPIDPMANPTVPVKLAMERPLKWFERSVITTVPVYYPGAFRRVYPGFIQLSGFMSMNLDRHINEHVGLFRHLVRGDGDSAEQHRRFYDEYLSVMDLSAEFYLQTIETVFQKHALPNGTMMSRGRKVEPAAVRKTAVMTVEGELDDISAPGQTIAAQRLCSSLPDGMRKTHFQKGVGHYGIFNGRRWREAILPEIRSFIQSHDGE